In one window of Syngnathus scovelli strain Florida chromosome 20, RoL_Ssco_1.2, whole genome shotgun sequence DNA:
- the LOC125990042 gene encoding clathrin coat assembly protein AP180 isoform X2: MSGQTLTDRIAAAQYQLTGSDMARAVCKATTHEVMAPKKKHLEYLVSATNTTNVNIPQMADTLFERATNASWVVVFKALVTTHHMCVHGNERFIQYLASRTSLFNLSNFIDKTGSNGYDMSTFIRRYGRYLNEKAFAYRQMAFDFTRVKKGAEGVMRTMTTEKLLKGMPVLQTQIDTLLEFDVHPKELNNGIINAAFLLLFKDLVKLFASYNDGIINMLEKYFKMKKSDCKEALEIYKRFLTRVTKIGEFMKLAETVGVDKNDIPDINYAPSSILDSLETHMNGLEDVKGGKKGSPTKGSPTNNVSPTSTPAKSSNAVPALQPPPGESTAAAAPAAPEPAEDSLLDLDPLSSSGPPAASAGPTSWGDLLGSEMGDSLLAEPALAEEAAAPSPAAADSTPAPTVPEAGVPLAPHSSTAAATSPGATNMDLLGDAFATPAAAAAATEVSAAAAEGGAAATPTAPVAGAAAESTGGGGDAPAAAVATPGAELISGDVMKPTLTPQAGDVDNSMANMASNLTMGSPAAPQVAPPSWGAPMPAPMGGPPFMGIHPGYSMPGAPGAGAPMMHLVRPGFPAANAPMSPGMTQSPRKPPPPRNALDDLNIKDFM; this comes from the exons ATGTCGGGTCAGACGCTCACGGACCGCATCGCTGCGGCCCAGTACCAGCTGACGGGTTCGGACATGGCCAGGGCCGTGTGTAAGGCTACAACGCACGAAGTGATGGCGCCCAAGAAGAAGCACCTGGAGT ACCTGGTGTCGGCCACCAACACCACCAACGTGAACATCCCGCAGATGGCCGACACGCTTTTCGAGCGGGCCACCAACGCCAGCTGGGTGGTGGTCTTCAAGGCCCTGGTCACCACCCACCACATGTGTGTGCACGGCAATGAG AGGTTCATCCAGTACTTGGCCTCCAGGACTTCACTCTTTAACCTCAGCAACTTCATCGACAAAACTGGCTCGAATG GCTACGACATGTCCACGTTCATCAGACGGTACGGCCGCTACCTGAATGAAAAAGCCTTCGCCTACCGCCAGATGGCTTTCGACTTCACTCGAGTTAAGAAAGG GGCCGAGGGCGTGATGAGGACCATGACCACGGAGAAGCTCTTGAAGGGCATGCCCGTCTTGCAGACTCAGATCGACACGCTTCTGGAGTTTGAC GTTCATCCTAAGGAGCTGAACAACGGCATCATCAACGCCGCTTTCTTGCTGCTCTTCAAGGACTTGGTCAAGCTCTTTGCATCCTACAACGATGGCATCATCAACATGTTGG AGAAATATTTCAAGATGAAAAAGAGCGACTGTAAGGAAGCGTTGGAGATCTACAAGAGGTTCCTTACCCGGGTGACTAAAATCGGGGAGTTCATGAAGCTGGCGGAG acCGTTGGAGTTGACAAAAATGACATCCCGGACATTAACTAT GCCCCCAGCAGTATCCTGGACTCTCTGGAAACGCACATGAATGGCCTGGAGGATGTCAAAGGTGGCAAGAAGGG GTCTCCGACTAAG GGTTCTCCCACAAACAACGTGTCTCCGACTTCGACTCCGGCCAAATCATCAAACGCCGTCCCGGCACTGCAGCCTCCACCTGGGGAGAGCACGGCTGCTGCCGCTCCGGCTGCACCCGAGCCAGCGGAAGA TTCCTTGTTGGACCTGGATCCTCTGTCCTCTTCTGGCCCACCAGCAGCATCCGCAGGCCCCACGTCCTGGGGAG ACCTTCTCGGATCAG AAATGGGCGATTCCTTGCTAGCCGAGCCCGCTCTGGCTGAGGAGGCCGCCGCCCCCTCCCCTGCCGCCGCCGACTCCACGCCTGCCCCCACCGTGCCAGAAGCTGGAGTCCCTCTAGCTCCTCACAGTAGCACGGCGGCCGCCACCTCCCCTGGCGCCACCAATATGGATCTGTTAGGAG ATGCCTTCGCCACGCccgccgcggccgccgccgccaccgaggTCTCCGCCGCGGCAGCTGAGGGCGGAGCCGCAGCGACACCCACCGCCCCTGTCGCCGGAGCTGCAGCCG AGTccactggaggaggaggagatgcaCCAGCAGCCGCTGTTGCCACCCCTGGAGCAGAACTCATCTCAG GAGATGTAATGAAGCCCACCCTGACCCCCCAGGCGGGTGATGTTGacaactccatggctaacatggcGAGTA ATCTGACGATGGGATCTCCAGCGGCTCCTCAGGTAGCTCCCCCCAGCTGGGGTGCCCCCATG CCAGCACCCATGGGTGGTCCTCCATTTATGGGGATTCACCCAGGCTACAGCATG CCCGGGGCACCGGGTGCCGGAGCTCCCATGATGCATTTGGTTAGACCGGGCTTCCCCGCCGCCAACGCCCCG ATGTCTCCTGGAATGACCCAGAGCCCCAGAAAGCCTCCCCCGCCCAGGAACGCTCTGGATGACCTTAACATCAAGGACTTCATGTAG
- the LOC125990042 gene encoding clathrin coat assembly protein AP180 isoform X12, which translates to MSGQTLTDRIAAAQYQLTGSDMARAVCKATTHEVMAPKKKHLEYLVSATNTTNVNIPQMADTLFERATNASWVVVFKALVTTHHMCVHGNERFIQYLASRTSLFNLSNFIDKTGSNGYDMSTFIRRYGRYLNEKAFAYRQMAFDFTRVKKGAEGVMRTMTTEKLLKGMPVLQTQIDTLLEFDVHPKELNNGIINAAFLLLFKDLVKLFASYNDGIINMLEKYFKMKKSDCKEALEIYKRFLTRVTKIGEFMKLAETVGVDKNDIPDINYAPSSILDSLETHMNGLEDVKGGKKGSPTKGSPTNNVSPTSTPAKSSNAVPALQPPPGESTAAAAPAAPEPAEDSLLDLDPLSSSGPPAASAGPTSWGDLLGSEMGDSLLAEPALAEEAAAPSPAAADSTPAPTVPEAGVPLAPHSSTAAATSPGATNMDLLGDAFATPAAAAAATEVSAAAAEGGAAATPTAPVAGAAAESTGGGGDAPAAAVATPGAELISGDVMKPTLTPQAGDVDNSMANMASNLTMGSPAAPQMSPGMTQSPRKPPPPRNALDDLNIKDFM; encoded by the exons ATGTCGGGTCAGACGCTCACGGACCGCATCGCTGCGGCCCAGTACCAGCTGACGGGTTCGGACATGGCCAGGGCCGTGTGTAAGGCTACAACGCACGAAGTGATGGCGCCCAAGAAGAAGCACCTGGAGT ACCTGGTGTCGGCCACCAACACCACCAACGTGAACATCCCGCAGATGGCCGACACGCTTTTCGAGCGGGCCACCAACGCCAGCTGGGTGGTGGTCTTCAAGGCCCTGGTCACCACCCACCACATGTGTGTGCACGGCAATGAG AGGTTCATCCAGTACTTGGCCTCCAGGACTTCACTCTTTAACCTCAGCAACTTCATCGACAAAACTGGCTCGAATG GCTACGACATGTCCACGTTCATCAGACGGTACGGCCGCTACCTGAATGAAAAAGCCTTCGCCTACCGCCAGATGGCTTTCGACTTCACTCGAGTTAAGAAAGG GGCCGAGGGCGTGATGAGGACCATGACCACGGAGAAGCTCTTGAAGGGCATGCCCGTCTTGCAGACTCAGATCGACACGCTTCTGGAGTTTGAC GTTCATCCTAAGGAGCTGAACAACGGCATCATCAACGCCGCTTTCTTGCTGCTCTTCAAGGACTTGGTCAAGCTCTTTGCATCCTACAACGATGGCATCATCAACATGTTGG AGAAATATTTCAAGATGAAAAAGAGCGACTGTAAGGAAGCGTTGGAGATCTACAAGAGGTTCCTTACCCGGGTGACTAAAATCGGGGAGTTCATGAAGCTGGCGGAG acCGTTGGAGTTGACAAAAATGACATCCCGGACATTAACTAT GCCCCCAGCAGTATCCTGGACTCTCTGGAAACGCACATGAATGGCCTGGAGGATGTCAAAGGTGGCAAGAAGGG GTCTCCGACTAAG GGTTCTCCCACAAACAACGTGTCTCCGACTTCGACTCCGGCCAAATCATCAAACGCCGTCCCGGCACTGCAGCCTCCACCTGGGGAGAGCACGGCTGCTGCCGCTCCGGCTGCACCCGAGCCAGCGGAAGA TTCCTTGTTGGACCTGGATCCTCTGTCCTCTTCTGGCCCACCAGCAGCATCCGCAGGCCCCACGTCCTGGGGAG ACCTTCTCGGATCAG AAATGGGCGATTCCTTGCTAGCCGAGCCCGCTCTGGCTGAGGAGGCCGCCGCCCCCTCCCCTGCCGCCGCCGACTCCACGCCTGCCCCCACCGTGCCAGAAGCTGGAGTCCCTCTAGCTCCTCACAGTAGCACGGCGGCCGCCACCTCCCCTGGCGCCACCAATATGGATCTGTTAGGAG ATGCCTTCGCCACGCccgccgcggccgccgccgccaccgaggTCTCCGCCGCGGCAGCTGAGGGCGGAGCCGCAGCGACACCCACCGCCCCTGTCGCCGGAGCTGCAGCCG AGTccactggaggaggaggagatgcaCCAGCAGCCGCTGTTGCCACCCCTGGAGCAGAACTCATCTCAG GAGATGTAATGAAGCCCACCCTGACCCCCCAGGCGGGTGATGTTGacaactccatggctaacatggcGAGTA ATCTGACGATGGGATCTCCAGCGGCTCCTCAG ATGTCTCCTGGAATGACCCAGAGCCCCAGAAAGCCTCCCCCGCCCAGGAACGCTCTGGATGACCTTAACATCAAGGACTTCATGTAG
- the LOC125990042 gene encoding clathrin coat assembly protein AP180 isoform X7, producing MSGQTLTDRIAAAQYQLTGSDMARAVCKATTHEVMAPKKKHLEYLVSATNTTNVNIPQMADTLFERATNASWVVVFKALVTTHHMCVHGNERFIQYLASRTSLFNLSNFIDKTGSNGYDMSTFIRRYGRYLNEKAFAYRQMAFDFTRVKKGAEGVMRTMTTEKLLKGMPVLQTQIDTLLEFDVHPKELNNGIINAAFLLLFKDLVKLFASYNDGIINMLEKYFKMKKSDCKEALEIYKRFLTRVTKIGEFMKLAETVGVDKNDIPDINYAPSSILDSLETHMNGLEDVKGGKKGSPTKGSPTNNVSPTSTPAKSSNAVPALQPPPGESTAAAAPAAPEPAEDSLLDLDPLSSSGPPAASAGPTSWGDLLGSEMGDSLLAEPALAEEAAAPSPAAADSTPAPTVPEAGVPLAPHSSTAAATSPGATNMDLLGDAFATPAAAAAATEVSAAAAEGGAAATPTAPVAGAAAESTGGGGDAPAAAVATPGAELISAFGGLGDVMKPTLTPQAGDVDNSMANMASNLTMGSPAAPQPGAPGAGAPMMHLVRPGFPAANAPMSPGMTQSPRKPPPPRNALDDLNIKDFM from the exons ATGTCGGGTCAGACGCTCACGGACCGCATCGCTGCGGCCCAGTACCAGCTGACGGGTTCGGACATGGCCAGGGCCGTGTGTAAGGCTACAACGCACGAAGTGATGGCGCCCAAGAAGAAGCACCTGGAGT ACCTGGTGTCGGCCACCAACACCACCAACGTGAACATCCCGCAGATGGCCGACACGCTTTTCGAGCGGGCCACCAACGCCAGCTGGGTGGTGGTCTTCAAGGCCCTGGTCACCACCCACCACATGTGTGTGCACGGCAATGAG AGGTTCATCCAGTACTTGGCCTCCAGGACTTCACTCTTTAACCTCAGCAACTTCATCGACAAAACTGGCTCGAATG GCTACGACATGTCCACGTTCATCAGACGGTACGGCCGCTACCTGAATGAAAAAGCCTTCGCCTACCGCCAGATGGCTTTCGACTTCACTCGAGTTAAGAAAGG GGCCGAGGGCGTGATGAGGACCATGACCACGGAGAAGCTCTTGAAGGGCATGCCCGTCTTGCAGACTCAGATCGACACGCTTCTGGAGTTTGAC GTTCATCCTAAGGAGCTGAACAACGGCATCATCAACGCCGCTTTCTTGCTGCTCTTCAAGGACTTGGTCAAGCTCTTTGCATCCTACAACGATGGCATCATCAACATGTTGG AGAAATATTTCAAGATGAAAAAGAGCGACTGTAAGGAAGCGTTGGAGATCTACAAGAGGTTCCTTACCCGGGTGACTAAAATCGGGGAGTTCATGAAGCTGGCGGAG acCGTTGGAGTTGACAAAAATGACATCCCGGACATTAACTAT GCCCCCAGCAGTATCCTGGACTCTCTGGAAACGCACATGAATGGCCTGGAGGATGTCAAAGGTGGCAAGAAGGG GTCTCCGACTAAG GGTTCTCCCACAAACAACGTGTCTCCGACTTCGACTCCGGCCAAATCATCAAACGCCGTCCCGGCACTGCAGCCTCCACCTGGGGAGAGCACGGCTGCTGCCGCTCCGGCTGCACCCGAGCCAGCGGAAGA TTCCTTGTTGGACCTGGATCCTCTGTCCTCTTCTGGCCCACCAGCAGCATCCGCAGGCCCCACGTCCTGGGGAG ACCTTCTCGGATCAG AAATGGGCGATTCCTTGCTAGCCGAGCCCGCTCTGGCTGAGGAGGCCGCCGCCCCCTCCCCTGCCGCCGCCGACTCCACGCCTGCCCCCACCGTGCCAGAAGCTGGAGTCCCTCTAGCTCCTCACAGTAGCACGGCGGCCGCCACCTCCCCTGGCGCCACCAATATGGATCTGTTAGGAG ATGCCTTCGCCACGCccgccgcggccgccgccgccaccgaggTCTCCGCCGCGGCAGCTGAGGGCGGAGCCGCAGCGACACCCACCGCCCCTGTCGCCGGAGCTGCAGCCG AGTccactggaggaggaggagatgcaCCAGCAGCCGCTGTTGCCACCCCTGGAGCAGAACTCATCTCAG CTTTTGGTGGCTTAGGAGATGTAATGAAGCCCACCCTGACCCCCCAGGCGGGTGATGTTGacaactccatggctaacatggcGAGTA ATCTGACGATGGGATCTCCAGCGGCTCCTCAG CCCGGGGCACCGGGTGCCGGAGCTCCCATGATGCATTTGGTTAGACCGGGCTTCCCCGCCGCCAACGCCCCG ATGTCTCCTGGAATGACCCAGAGCCCCAGAAAGCCTCCCCCGCCCAGGAACGCTCTGGATGACCTTAACATCAAGGACTTCATGTAG
- the LOC125990042 gene encoding clathrin coat assembly protein AP180 isoform X11 translates to MSGQTLTDRIAAAQYQLTGSDMARAVCKATTHEVMAPKKKHLEYLVSATNTTNVNIPQMADTLFERATNASWVVVFKALVTTHHMCVHGNERFIQYLASRTSLFNLSNFIDKTGSNGYDMSTFIRRYGRYLNEKAFAYRQMAFDFTRVKKGAEGVMRTMTTEKLLKGMPVLQTQIDTLLEFDVHPKELNNGIINAAFLLLFKDLVKLFASYNDGIINMLEKYFKMKKSDCKEALEIYKRFLTRVTKIGEFMKLAETVGVDKNDIPDINYAPSSILDSLETHMNGLEDVKGGKKGSPTKGSPTNNVSPTSTPAKSSNAVPALQPPPGESTAAAAPAAPEPAEDSLLDLDPLSSSGPPAASAGPTSWGDLLGSEMGDSLLAEPALAEEAAAPSPAAADSTPAPTVPEAGVPLAPHSSTAAATSPGATNMDLLGDAFATPAAAAAATEVSAAAAEGGAAATPTAPVAGAAAESTGGGGDAPAAAVATPGAELISAFGGLGDVMKPTLTPQAGDVDNSMANMASNLTMGSPAAPQMSPGMTQSPRKPPPPRNALDDLNIKDFM, encoded by the exons ATGTCGGGTCAGACGCTCACGGACCGCATCGCTGCGGCCCAGTACCAGCTGACGGGTTCGGACATGGCCAGGGCCGTGTGTAAGGCTACAACGCACGAAGTGATGGCGCCCAAGAAGAAGCACCTGGAGT ACCTGGTGTCGGCCACCAACACCACCAACGTGAACATCCCGCAGATGGCCGACACGCTTTTCGAGCGGGCCACCAACGCCAGCTGGGTGGTGGTCTTCAAGGCCCTGGTCACCACCCACCACATGTGTGTGCACGGCAATGAG AGGTTCATCCAGTACTTGGCCTCCAGGACTTCACTCTTTAACCTCAGCAACTTCATCGACAAAACTGGCTCGAATG GCTACGACATGTCCACGTTCATCAGACGGTACGGCCGCTACCTGAATGAAAAAGCCTTCGCCTACCGCCAGATGGCTTTCGACTTCACTCGAGTTAAGAAAGG GGCCGAGGGCGTGATGAGGACCATGACCACGGAGAAGCTCTTGAAGGGCATGCCCGTCTTGCAGACTCAGATCGACACGCTTCTGGAGTTTGAC GTTCATCCTAAGGAGCTGAACAACGGCATCATCAACGCCGCTTTCTTGCTGCTCTTCAAGGACTTGGTCAAGCTCTTTGCATCCTACAACGATGGCATCATCAACATGTTGG AGAAATATTTCAAGATGAAAAAGAGCGACTGTAAGGAAGCGTTGGAGATCTACAAGAGGTTCCTTACCCGGGTGACTAAAATCGGGGAGTTCATGAAGCTGGCGGAG acCGTTGGAGTTGACAAAAATGACATCCCGGACATTAACTAT GCCCCCAGCAGTATCCTGGACTCTCTGGAAACGCACATGAATGGCCTGGAGGATGTCAAAGGTGGCAAGAAGGG GTCTCCGACTAAG GGTTCTCCCACAAACAACGTGTCTCCGACTTCGACTCCGGCCAAATCATCAAACGCCGTCCCGGCACTGCAGCCTCCACCTGGGGAGAGCACGGCTGCTGCCGCTCCGGCTGCACCCGAGCCAGCGGAAGA TTCCTTGTTGGACCTGGATCCTCTGTCCTCTTCTGGCCCACCAGCAGCATCCGCAGGCCCCACGTCCTGGGGAG ACCTTCTCGGATCAG AAATGGGCGATTCCTTGCTAGCCGAGCCCGCTCTGGCTGAGGAGGCCGCCGCCCCCTCCCCTGCCGCCGCCGACTCCACGCCTGCCCCCACCGTGCCAGAAGCTGGAGTCCCTCTAGCTCCTCACAGTAGCACGGCGGCCGCCACCTCCCCTGGCGCCACCAATATGGATCTGTTAGGAG ATGCCTTCGCCACGCccgccgcggccgccgccgccaccgaggTCTCCGCCGCGGCAGCTGAGGGCGGAGCCGCAGCGACACCCACCGCCCCTGTCGCCGGAGCTGCAGCCG AGTccactggaggaggaggagatgcaCCAGCAGCCGCTGTTGCCACCCCTGGAGCAGAACTCATCTCAG CTTTTGGTGGCTTAGGAGATGTAATGAAGCCCACCCTGACCCCCCAGGCGGGTGATGTTGacaactccatggctaacatggcGAGTA ATCTGACGATGGGATCTCCAGCGGCTCCTCAG ATGTCTCCTGGAATGACCCAGAGCCCCAGAAAGCCTCCCCCGCCCAGGAACGCTCTGGATGACCTTAACATCAAGGACTTCATGTAG
- the LOC125990042 gene encoding clathrin coat assembly protein AP180 isoform X13 → MSGQTLTDRIAAAQYQLTGSDMARAVCKATTHEVMAPKKKHLEYLVSATNTTNVNIPQMADTLFERATNASWVVVFKALVTTHHMCVHGNERFIQYLASRTSLFNLSNFIDKTGSNGYDMSTFIRRYGRYLNEKAFAYRQMAFDFTRVKKGAEGVMRTMTTEKLLKGMPVLQTQIDTLLEFDVHPKELNNGIINAAFLLLFKDLVKLFASYNDGIINMLEKYFKMKKSDCKEALEIYKRFLTRVTKIGEFMKLAETVGVDKNDIPDINYAPSSILDSLETHMNGLEDVKGGKKGSPTKGSPTNNVSPTSTPAKSSNAVPALQPPPGESTAAAAPAAPEPAEDSLLDLDPLSSSGPPAASAGPTSWGDLLGSDAFATPAAAAAATEVSAAAAEGGAAATPTAPVAGAAAESTGGGGDAPAAAVATPGAELISAFGGLGDVMKPTLTPQAGDVDNSMANMASNLTMGSPAAPQVAPPSWGAPMPAPMGGPPFMGIHPGYSMPGAPGAGAPMMHLVRPGFPAANAPMSPGMTQSPRKPPPPRNALDDLNIKDFM, encoded by the exons ATGTCGGGTCAGACGCTCACGGACCGCATCGCTGCGGCCCAGTACCAGCTGACGGGTTCGGACATGGCCAGGGCCGTGTGTAAGGCTACAACGCACGAAGTGATGGCGCCCAAGAAGAAGCACCTGGAGT ACCTGGTGTCGGCCACCAACACCACCAACGTGAACATCCCGCAGATGGCCGACACGCTTTTCGAGCGGGCCACCAACGCCAGCTGGGTGGTGGTCTTCAAGGCCCTGGTCACCACCCACCACATGTGTGTGCACGGCAATGAG AGGTTCATCCAGTACTTGGCCTCCAGGACTTCACTCTTTAACCTCAGCAACTTCATCGACAAAACTGGCTCGAATG GCTACGACATGTCCACGTTCATCAGACGGTACGGCCGCTACCTGAATGAAAAAGCCTTCGCCTACCGCCAGATGGCTTTCGACTTCACTCGAGTTAAGAAAGG GGCCGAGGGCGTGATGAGGACCATGACCACGGAGAAGCTCTTGAAGGGCATGCCCGTCTTGCAGACTCAGATCGACACGCTTCTGGAGTTTGAC GTTCATCCTAAGGAGCTGAACAACGGCATCATCAACGCCGCTTTCTTGCTGCTCTTCAAGGACTTGGTCAAGCTCTTTGCATCCTACAACGATGGCATCATCAACATGTTGG AGAAATATTTCAAGATGAAAAAGAGCGACTGTAAGGAAGCGTTGGAGATCTACAAGAGGTTCCTTACCCGGGTGACTAAAATCGGGGAGTTCATGAAGCTGGCGGAG acCGTTGGAGTTGACAAAAATGACATCCCGGACATTAACTAT GCCCCCAGCAGTATCCTGGACTCTCTGGAAACGCACATGAATGGCCTGGAGGATGTCAAAGGTGGCAAGAAGGG GTCTCCGACTAAG GGTTCTCCCACAAACAACGTGTCTCCGACTTCGACTCCGGCCAAATCATCAAACGCCGTCCCGGCACTGCAGCCTCCACCTGGGGAGAGCACGGCTGCTGCCGCTCCGGCTGCACCCGAGCCAGCGGAAGA TTCCTTGTTGGACCTGGATCCTCTGTCCTCTTCTGGCCCACCAGCAGCATCCGCAGGCCCCACGTCCTGGGGAG ACCTTCTCGGATCAG ATGCCTTCGCCACGCccgccgcggccgccgccgccaccgaggTCTCCGCCGCGGCAGCTGAGGGCGGAGCCGCAGCGACACCCACCGCCCCTGTCGCCGGAGCTGCAGCCG AGTccactggaggaggaggagatgcaCCAGCAGCCGCTGTTGCCACCCCTGGAGCAGAACTCATCTCAG CTTTTGGTGGCTTAGGAGATGTAATGAAGCCCACCCTGACCCCCCAGGCGGGTGATGTTGacaactccatggctaacatggcGAGTA ATCTGACGATGGGATCTCCAGCGGCTCCTCAGGTAGCTCCCCCCAGCTGGGGTGCCCCCATG CCAGCACCCATGGGTGGTCCTCCATTTATGGGGATTCACCCAGGCTACAGCATG CCCGGGGCACCGGGTGCCGGAGCTCCCATGATGCATTTGGTTAGACCGGGCTTCCCCGCCGCCAACGCCCCG ATGTCTCCTGGAATGACCCAGAGCCCCAGAAAGCCTCCCCCGCCCAGGAACGCTCTGGATGACCTTAACATCAAGGACTTCATGTAG
- the LOC125990042 gene encoding clathrin coat assembly protein AP180 isoform X9, which yields MSGQTLTDRIAAAQYQLTGSDMARAVCKATTHEVMAPKKKHLEYLVSATNTTNVNIPQMADTLFERATNASWVVVFKALVTTHHMCVHGNERFIQYLASRTSLFNLSNFIDKTGSNGYDMSTFIRRYGRYLNEKAFAYRQMAFDFTRVKKGAEGVMRTMTTEKLLKGMPVLQTQIDTLLEFDVHPKELNNGIINAAFLLLFKDLVKLFASYNDGIINMLEKYFKMKKSDCKEALEIYKRFLTRVTKIGEFMKLAETVGVDKNDIPDINYAPSSILDSLETHMNGLEDVKGGKKGSPTKGSPTNNVSPTSTPAKSSNAVPALQPPPGESTAAAAPAAPEPAEDSLLDLDPLSSSGPPAASAGPTSWGDLLGSEMGDSLLAEPALAEEAAAPSPAAADSTPAPTVPEAGVPLAPHSSTAAATSPGATNMDLLGDAFATPAAAAAATEVSAAAAEGGAAATPTAPVAGAAAESTGGGGDAPAAAVATPGAELISAFGGLGDVMKPTLTPQAGDVDNSMANMASNLTMGSPAAPQVAPPSWGAPMMSPGMTQSPRKPPPPRNALDDLNIKDFM from the exons ATGTCGGGTCAGACGCTCACGGACCGCATCGCTGCGGCCCAGTACCAGCTGACGGGTTCGGACATGGCCAGGGCCGTGTGTAAGGCTACAACGCACGAAGTGATGGCGCCCAAGAAGAAGCACCTGGAGT ACCTGGTGTCGGCCACCAACACCACCAACGTGAACATCCCGCAGATGGCCGACACGCTTTTCGAGCGGGCCACCAACGCCAGCTGGGTGGTGGTCTTCAAGGCCCTGGTCACCACCCACCACATGTGTGTGCACGGCAATGAG AGGTTCATCCAGTACTTGGCCTCCAGGACTTCACTCTTTAACCTCAGCAACTTCATCGACAAAACTGGCTCGAATG GCTACGACATGTCCACGTTCATCAGACGGTACGGCCGCTACCTGAATGAAAAAGCCTTCGCCTACCGCCAGATGGCTTTCGACTTCACTCGAGTTAAGAAAGG GGCCGAGGGCGTGATGAGGACCATGACCACGGAGAAGCTCTTGAAGGGCATGCCCGTCTTGCAGACTCAGATCGACACGCTTCTGGAGTTTGAC GTTCATCCTAAGGAGCTGAACAACGGCATCATCAACGCCGCTTTCTTGCTGCTCTTCAAGGACTTGGTCAAGCTCTTTGCATCCTACAACGATGGCATCATCAACATGTTGG AGAAATATTTCAAGATGAAAAAGAGCGACTGTAAGGAAGCGTTGGAGATCTACAAGAGGTTCCTTACCCGGGTGACTAAAATCGGGGAGTTCATGAAGCTGGCGGAG acCGTTGGAGTTGACAAAAATGACATCCCGGACATTAACTAT GCCCCCAGCAGTATCCTGGACTCTCTGGAAACGCACATGAATGGCCTGGAGGATGTCAAAGGTGGCAAGAAGGG GTCTCCGACTAAG GGTTCTCCCACAAACAACGTGTCTCCGACTTCGACTCCGGCCAAATCATCAAACGCCGTCCCGGCACTGCAGCCTCCACCTGGGGAGAGCACGGCTGCTGCCGCTCCGGCTGCACCCGAGCCAGCGGAAGA TTCCTTGTTGGACCTGGATCCTCTGTCCTCTTCTGGCCCACCAGCAGCATCCGCAGGCCCCACGTCCTGGGGAG ACCTTCTCGGATCAG AAATGGGCGATTCCTTGCTAGCCGAGCCCGCTCTGGCTGAGGAGGCCGCCGCCCCCTCCCCTGCCGCCGCCGACTCCACGCCTGCCCCCACCGTGCCAGAAGCTGGAGTCCCTCTAGCTCCTCACAGTAGCACGGCGGCCGCCACCTCCCCTGGCGCCACCAATATGGATCTGTTAGGAG ATGCCTTCGCCACGCccgccgcggccgccgccgccaccgaggTCTCCGCCGCGGCAGCTGAGGGCGGAGCCGCAGCGACACCCACCGCCCCTGTCGCCGGAGCTGCAGCCG AGTccactggaggaggaggagatgcaCCAGCAGCCGCTGTTGCCACCCCTGGAGCAGAACTCATCTCAG CTTTTGGTGGCTTAGGAGATGTAATGAAGCCCACCCTGACCCCCCAGGCGGGTGATGTTGacaactccatggctaacatggcGAGTA ATCTGACGATGGGATCTCCAGCGGCTCCTCAGGTAGCTCCCCCCAGCTGGGGTGCCCCCATG ATGTCTCCTGGAATGACCCAGAGCCCCAGAAAGCCTCCCCCGCCCAGGAACGCTCTGGATGACCTTAACATCAAGGACTTCATGTAG